The genome window TCCCTGGCCCGGGTCATGGTCGAGGCCGAGGACCCGACCCTGGTCGAACGGTTGTGCGCGAGTCTGGCCGAGACCGTGGCCGACGCCCTGCGCTAGGGGGGCCGGCCGCCCGAAACGCCTTTTGGTGCTGGACTTGTTTGTGCAAAGGTTTTAAAGTCGATTGTTGTTGCGGGGAACCGCTTGGGCCGGATGGACCGGCATAGACGGGAAGGTCAGCGGCGGACGGCCGGACGCATGGGCGCGTTCCGCCCGGGCCGAAATCCTATTCGGGCAGCGCGCATTCAAGGAGAAGAACATGGAAATCAAGAAGGTGGTCATTCCCGTCGCCGGATGGGGGACGCGGTCCTTGCCGGCCACGAAGAACATCCCCAAGGAAATGCTGCCTGTCTATAATAAACCCATCGTCCAGTACGTGGTCGAGGAAGCCCAGGCCTCGGGCCTCCAGGACGTCGTCTTCGTCACCAACCGCAACAAGACCATCATCGAAGACCACTTCGACTACAACCTGACCCTTGAGGACCTGCTGGAGCGCACCGGCAAGAAAGACATGCTCAAGATGGTCCGCGAAGTGGCCGAAATGGTCAACATCATTTCCGTCCGCCAGAAAAAGCAGCTGGGCCTGGGCCATGCCGTCCTGTGCGCCCGCGAGGTCTGCAAGAACGATCCCTTCGCCGTCATGGTCGGCGACGACCTCATGTTCAGCATGGAGCCCGGCATCAAGCAACTGCTCACCGTGGCCATGACCGAGCACATGCCCGTCATCGGCGTCATGGAGGTCCCCCCCCAGATGGTGTCGCGCTACGGCATCATCGACGGCGAGGAGTTCGCCCCGGGCATGTACCGGGTGCGCAACCTGGTGGAAAAACCCAAGGTCAACGAAGCCCCCTCGCGCCTGGCCATCGTCGGCCGCTACGTGCTGTTTCCGGACATCTTCTACCACCTGGAAAAAGTCACCCCGGGCCACGGCGGCGAGATCCAGCTGACCGACGGCTTGAAGGGCCTGGCCGGCAACAACCGGCTGCTCGCCGTCAAGATCCAGGGCCAGCGCTTCGACGCCGGCGACTGGGTGGACTACCTCACGGCCAACATCTATTTCGCCCTGCACGACGAGACGCTGCGCGAATCGCTGGTGCCGCGCCTGCGCGAACTGTTGCCCTTTGGGGAATAGGCCGGATACCGGGCCTTGCGGCCCGCACGACCGTACACGTAGTCGCCCGGGGG of Solidesulfovibrio sp. contains these proteins:
- the galU gene encoding UTP--glucose-1-phosphate uridylyltransferase GalU, with the translated sequence MEIKKVVIPVAGWGTRSLPATKNIPKEMLPVYNKPIVQYVVEEAQASGLQDVVFVTNRNKTIIEDHFDYNLTLEDLLERTGKKDMLKMVREVAEMVNIISVRQKKQLGLGHAVLCAREVCKNDPFAVMVGDDLMFSMEPGIKQLLTVAMTEHMPVIGVMEVPPQMVSRYGIIDGEEFAPGMYRVRNLVEKPKVNEAPSRLAIVGRYVLFPDIFYHLEKVTPGHGGEIQLTDGLKGLAGNNRLLAVKIQGQRFDAGDWVDYLTANIYFALHDETLRESLVPRLRELLPFGE